ACCTCACCAATGATATTACCGCCAGTTCCCAATTTAATATCAACGGCAATGTGGAAATTAATAATGTTGGTGTTGACCCCAATTCTGGTTTAATCGAATTACCAGCAAATCTCAGTGATTCATCTCAACAAATTGCTAGTGGTTGTGATGATGTCAACCAAGGTAGTAGTTTTGTCGCTACAGGGAGAGGTGGTATACCTGAAAATCCTAATCAAGACGTGAGGACTGATCGCCCCTGGGTTGATATCCGCAATATCTCAACATACCGCAAAGCCCAACCAGCACAAGCCAAAATTCTCCCATCCCCAGAAACCCTTGTCCAAGCCACATCCTGGCGCAGAAATGCCCAAGGAAAAGTGGAATTAGTTGCAGCTAAATCTTCTACTCCAGTGCAACAACCATTAACTTGTGCTGCGGTTCCTAGATAATATATAAGAATCATCAACGGAAATAATAATTGCCGCCTGACTATGCCTGCCAAGGATTTGTATCATGATACCGTTGTTCAAGCCCTAATAAATGATGGCTGGGAGATTACTGATGACCCCTTGCTTTTATCCTATGGTGGTAGAGAACTTTATGTTGATTTAGGGGCAGAAAGAACAACAATAGCAGCGCAAAAAGATCATCTCAAAATAGCAGTTGAAATTAAAAGTTTTTTAAAACCTTCACCAGTGCGGGACTTAGAAGAAGCTGCTGGACAATATGGTGTTTCTCAAAGCATTCTGGCGGAGATAGCATCGGAAAGAATACTTTACCTCGCTGTTCCCAAGCGTTCCTATGAAAGTATTTTTACAGAAAAATTAGGGCAATTAATCCTCAAGCGCTTACAAATTAAACTTTTGGTGTTTGATGAGCAACAAAGGAGTATTGTAGAATGGATACCTTAAATCACTATCGCCAAATAATCAGCGAGTTAATTTACGAATATGCTAAGTACAAACCGTCTCACGGTCAAATAGAAGCAGAGGCAATTGTTAACCCAGCAACAGACCATTATGAACTGATGCATGTCTGTTGGGATGGGCAACGCCGTGTACATGGGTGTGTTCTCCATATTGATATTATCCAAGGAAAAATTTGGATTCAACATGATGGTACGAATCGTCCTGTGGCTGAAGAATTGTTAGAAGCTGGAGTTCCCAAAGAGGATATTATTTTAGGTTTCCATCCACCTCAAGTACGTCAATATACTGATTTTGGTGTAGCTTAAGAACAAATATAGGTTTTTTAAGCTTATTAACAATTGATTTGAGTGAGTATTATCTCAAAGATGATAATAAAATTATCGGTATTTTAGCTAGTACCTGAAGTCATAAGTTTGGTAAGGGTACAATCCATGGAAAATCAAGGTTTATAGTCTACTATATCCTATCTGAACTTACGTCTTGTTGTACTAGTGGCATTTTTCTAGAAACACAAATAACTGATATTTAAGACATTTAACGTTTTGTGAGAAATACGGGTAATTACATCTCAACCCTGATACTGGAAATTCTCAATTCCAACCCAGGGGGATTTCTTGGATTGATTTTGGGAGAAATCCTCTTGAATTGGGCAATATAAGATTACTGATAGTTTCAGAACTTGTGCTATGGCAGTCACCAGAGAGATTAGAACATTGAAGTAATCATCAAAACCTCACAGAGGTTTGCTGTACCCTACTCCTTGGTGCATCACTAGCTTTGAAAAAGCCGTTATAAATATTGGTTAATGAACATGGTTTTCCGTATTAAACAAACTCGTTGGCTATACATCACTCTCAGCGCTTTCAGTTTGTGTTTAGTATTTATATTGACACCTGTCCAAGCATCTTCACCAGTTACAACTCCTGTGATTTCTGCTTCTGAGTCAGGGTTGGAGCAGGGGCGAAATTTCTATAGTTTGGGAAAGTTTGCAGAAGCGATGGCAGCTTGGCAAAGTGCGGTGAAACAGTATCGCTCAACAGGCGATCGCGTTAATGAAGCGATTAGTTTGAGTTATCTTTCCCTGGCACAGCAAGAGTTGAATCAATGGGAACCAGCGAAAATATCAATAGAACAAAGTATCAAGCTTTTGCAAACTACTCAGCCCTCGGCGGATGCGATTGTCTGGGCACAAATACTGAATACCCAAGCAAATTTACAACTACGTATAAGTCAAGCAGAAACGGCGATCGCCACTTGGCAGCAGGCACAAAAATATTATGAACAGGCTGGTGATACGACAGGAAGTATCGGTAGTCAAATTAATCAGGCTCAAGCTTTACAAAGTTTAGGATTTTATCGCCGTTCTCGTCAAAAACTAGAAGAATTAACCCAAAAAATGGCAGCAATGCCAGATTCGGAAGTAAAGGTAAGTGGATTGCGATCGCTGGGTTTAGCTTTGCAGGCGATCGGTGATCCAAAAAGTCAGCAAGTTTTAGAAGAAAGTTTAGCAACCGCCAATAAAATTCAAGCGAAAACTCAATTAAGTTCGATTCTTTCCAGTTTGGGCAAGAATGCAGCCAATTTGCAAGACCCAGAAGCCGCATTAAACTATTTTGAAGATGCCGAAAATACTGCAACTAATCCTGATGAAGCTCTACAAGCACGTTTAGCTCGCTTCAAATTGTTGGTGGATTATGACAAGCTAGAATATGCCATTCCCCTCGCACACCAGTTAAAACAACAACTGACTGAACTCCCTCCCAGTCATAGTTCTCTCTATGCAGCGATTAATTTTGTAGCTACCCTGAATCGACTGGAAAACCCCAATCAACTTTTACCTAGCCAAGATTTAAGCACATTGATGGCAACGACCGTCAAATCTTCCCAAAAAATCCAAGATGCCCCCGCAGAAGCCCATGCATTGTATCAATGGGGACAAATTTCTAGTCGAAGTTCTCAGTGGTCTCAGGCAAAGGAACTAGCTGATAAATCCTTGAATATTGCCCGTCAACTACAAGCGGATGACATTATAGCTCAATCAGCATGGCAGGTAGGCAAATTATACAAACAACAGGGTAAAAGACCGGAGGCGATCGCTGCTTATACAGAAGCGGTTAAGTCACTAAAAGCACTGCGTTCTGATTTAGCGGCGGTGAATTCCGATGTGCAATTTTCCTTCCGCGAAAGTGTGGAACCCGTTTATCGAGAACTAGTGGCTTTACTTCTGGATGAACAACCGAGTCAACCGGAATTATTGCAAGCTCGTGAATTAATTGAATCTCTGCAAATCGCTGAACTCGATAACTTTTTCCAGGAAGCTTGTTTAGACAAAGCCCAAGAGATAGATAAAATTGACCCCACAGCAACTGTCATTTATCCGATTATTTTACCTGATCGCCTAGCAACAATTATTTCCCAAACAGGAAAACCTCTGCGTTATTACGTCACCCACAAATCTCAAGGAGAAATTGCACAAACCCTTGATAATTTAGTGACTTCCCTCAACCCTGTTTCCGATTCTCAAGACAGAGAAAGACTTAGTCAACAGATATATGATTGGCTAATTCGCCCCGCAGAACAGGAACAAGCATTTAAAGATACAAAAACCCTAGTATTTGTGTTGGATGGTAAATTACGGAATATACCGATGGCAGCTTTGTCCGATGGCAAGGAATTTCTCATCGAAAAATATGCAGTTGCTCTGTCACCAGGATTACAGCTGATGGCTGCCCATACTTTCCAGCCCAACAAAATTAGTGCAATTATCGGTGGAATTAGTGAATCTCGCTCTGGTTTTGCCGCTTTACCTGCGGTGGAATCGGAAGTCAAGCAAATCTCCCAAACAGTATCATCAAAATTGTTACTAAATCAGCAATTTACCAGCCAAGCATTAGGCGATCGCGTTAAATCTAGTAATGCTGATATCGTTCACCTGGCTACCCACGGACAATTTAGCTCCCGTCAGGAAGATACATTCTTGCTGACTTGGGATGGACAAGTGAATATCAAGGAATTGTCCGAATTGCTCAAAAATCGCGGTGCTGCTTCCTCCAAGGCGATCGAATTACTAGTACTGAGTGCTTGTGATACAGCTACCGGAGACGATCGCGCAGTTCTGGGATTAGCTGGTTTAGCGGTTAAATCAGGTGCCCGTTCAACCGTTGCGACTCTCTGGCCCGTCAAAGATAAAGCCGCAGAAATGCTGATGACTCGGTTTTATGAACAACTACGGCAACCTCAAGCAACCAAAGCCGAAGCACTACGTCAAGCACAAATACAGCTGATTCGTCAAACTGATTTCCGTGACCCCTTCTTTTGGTCTGCCTTTGTTTTAGTTGGTAACTGGAATTAAATATCAGTAATATCACTGTTAGTTTTTGTCAAAAAAAACATATTCCAAATGTAGATTTTTCTCTTGAAGTCGCTTATAACAGCTAATATATTCCAATTTATCGATTGGGCTTTTAAAAGAGACTTTTTGGGATAGATGCAATCAACACATTTGATATCGCAAATTATCAAAAACAGGTGCAATATGACAAAACATCAGTATTTAGTCAATCTCCAGACGGTACGCTTTTCGCGTTTAGTTCCATTAATCGCTCTAATGGCAAGCAGTATAAGCAGTAGTGCCTATGCTGTCACCTTTACCCCACCATCCAGAAATAGCGCTCCCAAGGAATCCACAGGTGGAGCTTCTCGCAGTAGTTTATTTACACCCAAGCAAGGAAATAGCACTCCTAAGAAAACAACAGGAGGAGCTTCCCGGGGAAATCTGTTTACACCTAAGCAAGGAAATAGCACTCCTAAACAAGCTCAAGGAGGAGCTTCCCGGGGAAATCTATTTACACCCAAGCAAGGAAATAGCACTCCTAAGCAAACAACAGGAGGAGGTTCCCGCGTAGGTACCTACTACCTAAATCCTTCGACGGTAGCTGTCAACGGACCAGCCGCATTAATCGGATTAATGCCCCAAAGCTATTACGGGACAACAATATCTGAACGTCCGACAATCATGGTATATATTCCAGCATCGAATGCCACAGAAGCTGTTTTTAGCTTGAAAGATGAAGCTGGTAATATGCATCATCAAATGATTGTTCCTGTAGCCGGAAAGTCTGGGGTTGTGGCGGTCAAATTACCAGCAGACGCTCCCGCTTTGGCAGTTGGTAAGAATTACCAATGGTTCCTAGCATTGAAATTAGATGGCAAACTCAGCCCTAGTACACCTTATGTTGATGGGTGGATTCAACGCATTCAACCAAGTGCGGAATTGGCAACGGCTTTGCAACAGAAAGATGTGATGAAACAAGCAGAGATTTTTGGCAAGAATGGTGTGTGGTACGACTGTGTGGCAACCCTCGCAGCACTACATACTAGCCAACCCCAAAATCCTGCAATTATTAAGCAGTGGGAAGACTTACTGACCTCCGTTAGCTTAAAGGAAGTTGCCAAAGCGCCCTTAGTTGCATCTAGTAATTAGATATTTGCAGCTTGAGTTAAACCCATAGGTCAGATAATTCCAGGTGGTGCGTTATACCTCAAAGCTAACGCACCCTTGTGTTGTAGCTGAGGTTAAAATTTATCCAAAAATTAATATTTCCTGATAGCTGATATCATGTCCGCATCATAACGCAGAAATCGGACAACTCTCTTTCCCTTTGCTGCCTTAATTATAAGTATTCAACCGGACATGATATTATCCCGTTGCCCAAGCATATATAATCCTTATTCGCTAATCAAATTTAAATTATATGAGGGGAGAGATATCAATAATATGTATAAGTAGCCATCATGTAGGCGTAGCCTTCTCGTAGAGTACTCCGTACACCAGGACAGATGAAAATAGGCATTGGGCATTAATTATTTCTCCCTTGTCTCCCTTGTCCCCCTTGTCTCCCTTGTCCCCCTTGTCCCCCTTGTCTCCCAGTTCCCCTGCTTTTTCAAGTCAGGTCGGCGGAAATAATTAATTATTGTTGGAATAAGGCAGGTAGCAGGGGAAGAAAGAGTTTGAGCCTTATTTACTTTTCTTCACCTAGTTTGGTTTGATTGCACTAACTTACTTAAAAATAAATAAACGAGATGCCAGTATCTCAATATTCCCAATTCAATTATTCATGACGCTATATGTGGAGTAGATTTCAAGCTTTCATTAAAAGGACTCGTAGTATTTTAATTATTACCCCTAGTGTAGCGTTAACAGTAATTGTTGGGCAATCA
The Calothrix sp. 336/3 DNA segment above includes these coding regions:
- a CDS encoding CHAT domain-containing protein, with amino-acid sequence MVFRIKQTRWLYITLSAFSLCLVFILTPVQASSPVTTPVISASESGLEQGRNFYSLGKFAEAMAAWQSAVKQYRSTGDRVNEAISLSYLSLAQQELNQWEPAKISIEQSIKLLQTTQPSADAIVWAQILNTQANLQLRISQAETAIATWQQAQKYYEQAGDTTGSIGSQINQAQALQSLGFYRRSRQKLEELTQKMAAMPDSEVKVSGLRSLGLALQAIGDPKSQQVLEESLATANKIQAKTQLSSILSSLGKNAANLQDPEAALNYFEDAENTATNPDEALQARLARFKLLVDYDKLEYAIPLAHQLKQQLTELPPSHSSLYAAINFVATLNRLENPNQLLPSQDLSTLMATTVKSSQKIQDAPAEAHALYQWGQISSRSSQWSQAKELADKSLNIARQLQADDIIAQSAWQVGKLYKQQGKRPEAIAAYTEAVKSLKALRSDLAAVNSDVQFSFRESVEPVYRELVALLLDEQPSQPELLQARELIESLQIAELDNFFQEACLDKAQEIDKIDPTATVIYPIILPDRLATIISQTGKPLRYYVTHKSQGEIAQTLDNLVTSLNPVSDSQDRERLSQQIYDWLIRPAEQEQAFKDTKTLVFVLDGKLRNIPMAALSDGKEFLIEKYAVALSPGLQLMAAHTFQPNKISAIIGGISESRSGFAALPAVESEVKQISQTVSSKLLLNQQFTSQALGDRVKSSNADIVHLATHGQFSSRQEDTFLLTWDGQVNIKELSELLKNRGAASSKAIELLVLSACDTATGDDRAVLGLAGLAVKSGARSTVATLWPVKDKAAEMLMTRFYEQLRQPQATKAEALRQAQIQLIRQTDFRDPFFWSAFVLVGNWN
- a CDS encoding DUF928 domain-containing protein: MTKHQYLVNLQTVRFSRLVPLIALMASSISSSAYAVTFTPPSRNSAPKESTGGASRSSLFTPKQGNSTPKKTTGGASRGNLFTPKQGNSTPKQAQGGASRGNLFTPKQGNSTPKQTTGGGSRVGTYYLNPSTVAVNGPAALIGLMPQSYYGTTISERPTIMVYIPASNATEAVFSLKDEAGNMHHQMIVPVAGKSGVVAVKLPADAPALAVGKNYQWFLALKLDGKLSPSTPYVDGWIQRIQPSAELATALQQKDVMKQAEIFGKNGVWYDCVATLAALHTSQPQNPAIIKQWEDLLTSVSLKEVAKAPLVASSN
- a CDS encoding element excision factor XisH family protein — protein: MPAKDLYHDTVVQALINDGWEITDDPLLLSYGGRELYVDLGAERTTIAAQKDHLKIAVEIKSFLKPSPVRDLEEAAGQYGVSQSILAEIASERILYLAVPKRSYESIFTEKLGQLILKRLQIKLLVFDEQQRSIVEWIP
- a CDS encoding XisI protein translates to MDTLNHYRQIISELIYEYAKYKPSHGQIEAEAIVNPATDHYELMHVCWDGQRRVHGCVLHIDIIQGKIWIQHDGTNRPVAEELLEAGVPKEDIILGFHPPQVRQYTDFGVA